From Oncorhynchus tshawytscha isolate Ot180627B linkage group LG11, Otsh_v2.0, whole genome shotgun sequence, the proteins below share one genomic window:
- the LOC112236223 gene encoding proline-rich protein 36 yields MMSSFTREKLSLHLRRRMGVFVSRVKATELMANLPCLTPSDKEEIQAKKDFSGNYAAMQLLLDYVQKRMNWPEELMSALELLEHQDLADELRAEWNKHNQNNPYPPSPAATTTVRTHVHPIPSTSSEGSPCSLVLPGQPAPPEVAAPLEVAPPEASLPPEVAPEVLPPPVVAAQPEAPPSSVPKAPMAGSSSKHAPKAAVSPEIASEAAPSPVAAPQAEPQAAPLSPVSVEEPTVISEPPASSQPGSIETVSLEDNLCHSDAPTQMALSETTPTLSGSHLIPVVSEITPTLPVSHLALSQTESTPTPAALATFQSPERRPVQDTSPHTVKVPTFHQEAVENSDPTQVTEDEQHTEPSQSQHFSPAAAPADTSMNEDDVNFSKPEVLRSEVMDSQPYSGDSTRLQRSVSDLVLATADVNSPVVIPNPVTTSTPLPCQENGVPEEIIEPLSHNEPQEDTYESPCLSSLGDQEVLLNVVHVSEDASIQNNDGQTPSMLGFVVHVSEEPSIWNQDGQTQSMLGNNDVAVSGTPLPVQNHNSQSQITPLSGSNALDLSSGPNQHGQSPGLIMIVNGQDASPSTKHPDAPPPAPGLIVNGSSSAENRHPLEPMGAEVMMEARAVPELKQEGAIGERYYLLGAAIVAVSLFMAWRMRN; encoded by the exons ATGATGTCGTCGTTCACCCGTGAAAAACTGTCTTTGCACCTGCGGCGCAGAATGGGGGTGTTTGTGAGCAGAGTGAAAGCCACAGAGCTCATGGCCAATCTCCCTTGCCTTACACCTTCTGACAAG GAGGAGATCCAGGCCAAGAAGGACTTTTCTGGTAACTATGCAGCCATGCAACTCCTGCTGGACTATGTACAGAAGAGAATGAATTGGCCAGAAGAGTTGATGTCAGCCCTGGAGCTGTTGGAGCATCAGGATCTGGCTGATGAACTGAGGGCAGAGTGGAACAAGCACAACCAGAACA ATCCCTACCCTCCTTCACCTGCTGCTACCACCACAGTCAGGACCCATGTTCATCCAATTCCTTCTACCAGCTCTGAGGGGTCGCCATGTTCTCTGGTCCTCCCAGGTCAGCCAGCCCCACCGGAGGTTGCTGCCCCACTGGAAGTAGCCCCACCTGAGGCTTCACTCCCTCCTGAAGTAGCCCCAGAGGTTTTGCCACCTCCTGTAGTGGCTGCCCAGCCAGAAGCCCCCCCAAGCTCAGTTCCCAAGGCTCCCATGGCTGGCTCCTCTTCAAAACATGCTCCCAAAGCAGCAGTGAGCCCTGAAATAGCCTCAGAGGCAGCACCTTCTCCTGTTGCTGCCCCTCAGGCAGAGCCCCAGGCagcccctctgtctcctgtctcagtGGAGGAGCCCACAGTGATCTCTGAACCTCCAGCCTCATCCCAGCCTGGTTCTATTGAAACCGTCAGTCTGGAGGACAACTTGTGTCATAGTGATGCTCCAACACAGATGGCCCTGTCTGaaaccactcctaccttgtctgGTTCACACCTAATCCCAGTTGTATCTGAAATCACTCCCACGTTGCCTGTCTCACACCTAGCCCTGTCCCAAACTGAATCCACCCCCACCCCTGCCGCCTTGGCCACATTCCAGTCCCCTGAGAGACGGCCAGTTCAGGACACCTCGCCACACACAGTCAAAGTGCCTACCTTCCACCAGGAGGCTGTGGAGAACTCTGATCCAACCCAG GTGACTGAAGATGAGCAACACACTGAGCCGTCTCAGAGCCAGCACTTCTCCCCGGCCGCGGCCCCAGCGGATACCTCCATGAATGAGGATGACGTGAACTTTAGCAAGCCTGAAGTCCTCCGCAGTGAGGTCATGGACAGCCAGCCATACTCAGGAGACTCAACGCGTCTACAGAGGTCTGTGTCAGACCTTGTACTTGCTACAGCTGATGTGAACAGTCCTGTTGTTATCCCCAACCCCGTCACTACTTCCACCCCTCTGCCATGTCAGGAGAATGGAGTTCCTGAGGAAATAATCGAACCCCTGTCCCATAACGAGCCCCAAGAGGACACCTACGAGTCCCCCTGCCTGAGCTCCCTGGGGGACCAGGAGGTGCTGCTCAATGTTGTTCACGTGTCTGAGGACGCGTCCATCCAGAACAACGACGGCCAGACACCGAGCATGCTGGGTTTTGTAGTCCACGTGTCCGAGGAGCCATCTATCTGGAATCAAGATGGCCAAACACAGAGCATGCTGGGTAATAATGATGTGGCTGTGTCTGGAACCCCCCTACCAGTTCAGAACCACAACAGCCAATCTCAGATCACACCTCTCTCTGGATCTaatgcccttgacctgtcgtctGGTCCAAACCAGCACGGCCAATCACCGGGTCTGATTATGATCGTTAACGGCCAAGACGCCAGCCCCTCAACCAAACATCCTGAtgctcctcctccagctcctggCCTCATCGTCAACGGCTCTTCCTCGGCTGAGAACCGTCATCCACTGGAGCCTATGGGGGCAGAGGTCATGATGGAGGCTAGAGCTGTTCCTGAACTGAAGCAGGAGGGAGCGATAGGAGAGAGATACTATCTTCTGGGGGCTGCTATAGTGGCCGTCTCGCTGTTCATGGCCTGGAGGATGAGGAATTAA